The DNA sequence TTCAGGCCCTGGGGTGCACACAcacgggtgggggggtggggggcctcagTGTCCGGATGcccgggcccctcccccagaggccCCTCAGGAGGCCCCCCCACGCACCTGCTCCTCACCTGTCCCCGCCCTCCACTTACCTCATAAAGATTTTCGTCTTCATAGTCATCCCGGGGGTCCATTCCGAACTTCAAGTTCTGCCATCGTTtctgtgggggatgggggggtctCAGTGGGTAGGGGGTACGTGTTCAGGCCCTTCTAGATGGCAGGAGGTGCTTTCCCAGAGCCAGCAAGGGACCTTGCTCAAAGCCACGTAGTGGGTAAGTGACAAGGCCCTCTGGGTCCAAGCCAGTGTGGCTGTCTCCACTGCCCAATTGTTCCCCATGAATAACAGCGTCAGTGGTCAATAGCGATGGTTGCCCTGTGGCCTAAAGAAACTGCAGGTCACAGACGCTGGGAGGATGGATCCCCAGCCCCCATGGGGGTAGAGTGAGAACATCCCTAGAGAAGGGCCATGATGACAGCCAGAGGGGAGACTGAGCAAGGGCAGCGCCCCAGCACCATGTAGAATCCCGTCGTTGTGCTCATGTGTTTACCACCCTGCCCCTGGGTGGCGGGGGGCTGTCCTTCTCCCCAGTTTTGGGTGGGGACCCTCAGGCTCCAAGGGCCTGGCCCCAGGTGGCTCACCCTGAACAGCAGCAGTGTCCCGGGCACCACGGCGCAGAACAGCAGGATGATCCCCTCCGCCGTGATGATGTTGTTCTTGGTGCCCTCCCCCATGTCCAGGAAGGGTCTGGGGGCCGGCTCTGTGAGGAGGGGGTGCTGCTCagagccctggcccctggccctgttccccgccccccccccggccccatcCCTAACAAGGCCCCACGGAAGCCCCCACTCCACAGGGGAGAAATGGGTAGTAAGTGTGTGGGAGCCGGGAGCAAGGATGCCCGCGATACAGGCACcggctccctcccactccccggACAGGAGGCCCCGAGTCCCTGGCTGGCACTCACCACGCACGCGGAGGTAGGTGCCACAGGAGCGCCATTCGGTGCCGTTTTCCAGGACGTGGCACCTGTATACGCCTCTGTGGCTCTTGTTCACCGAGGAGAACAAGAGCTCACCATTGCTCTGGCCCCAGTCATGGAACTGAGAGGGCCACGTGAAGGTGCCTTGGTAGGTGGCGTTGCCTTGGAGGATTCGCCACCAGCTGATGTTAGGGCGGCTGCCTAGGCCCTTGATGTTAAGCAGACAAGGGAGGcgcgcctcctcccccaccatcGCCGTCACCGAGGGCGGGCCCTGGTCTatgcacagggcctggcctcctgggcctGCAAAGAGGCAGATGGCTCAGGGACTGCGGGTGGGGACACGGGCTCCAGCCCGAGCCTCTGCAGCTGCAGCACTCCTGGGTGTGTGGGGGGCGTGTGAGgaccctcctgggggaggagagggaggtgtgGGGCACCGAGGACACAGGGTGTTGGGACAGGGAGTGAGGGGGCAcctaaggaaggagggagaggtacccctgagaagagagagagaggacataccttgggggtgggggggtttgaGGAcgtcctgggggaggagaggaagacacCTGGATGGTGACACAGTGCCACCGCTTGCATGTGGATACTTAGTCCCCTGGTGGCAGAGTGCCTCCACCCAGGCAGCGACTGCCACAAGCAGTTTGGGCATCACCTCCTCCTGAAGGCTTCCCTggtctccagccccagcccagccccacacgGGACACTATGTTTTGTCATTTTCAAAAAGCCCTTAGAAGAAGGTTGTCTCCTATTTCAGGTGGGACAGCAGAGGCCCAGggcagaaggagggggagggggtagcaGGAGGCAAACACCAGGCCTCCTGGGCCGCTTCCTGCCAGTCTGGCTCTGCCTTGTCTTGTGTCTCTGAGCCCGCCCCTTATTCTCTGTAACTTGCATGTGTCAACCTGGGGTCAGGGGTTGAGTTTAGTCCTTGGGCTGGGGGTTAGGGGAGCGTCTCGGCGGTGTGGGTGGCTGGAGGGAGCTGGTGGCTCAatcccgcctcccccccacctccccgggaAGCCCCAGCTATCAGAGCCAGTCCATACGCTGCTCTGCCTCTTCTGGGAGGGAAGCGGGGAGCTGAGGAAGAGGCAAGAAGGAAGCCGCGGGGGAAGAGGCAGCAACCTCAGGGGCAGGGGCTCCATTCCTGGCTCCCTGTGTGACCTCGCGTGACCAGCTGCCTCGCTGAACTCCTGGGTCAAACAGGTGGTCAGAGCCCCGACAGCTGGCGTTGCTGAGGGAGGGTGGTATCaggaggcccccctcccccagccctgagaAGGGGCTCCCTGTGCAGGGGGTGACTGGgattccaggcagagaaagggaaagcTTTTCTTCACTCTGAAGCTGAGTGCACCCCAaggtcccctcctgcccccagctctgAAGCTCAGTCAAGGGCAACCCTAGTTCCTCATTTTGAGCTGAGGGACAGGGTAGGGGAGGCActctggctcctgcctccctccatgAGGCGGTGGGTGCCCCTTTAACAGCGCTGAGCGCCCTCCAGCCTCCTCTAGGCCTGTTTGGAACCGCCAAGCCAATAGACAGATGCAGTTTCTACAGAGGCCTTTCCCAgctcccctcctgctctcctccctgcccccgttCCTGAAGCCCTTCtctctgcctgtgccctctctccagcctcgcagtcccccctcctctcccaggtaCCCGCCTGTTAGCCACAtacccaggccagcagcagagatCAAGAGGAGGAAGATGGTGCCAGGCGGCGGGATGTGCAGGACTCCGGGACCCCCAGGCATCTTCTCCCCGTGGGTTGTGGGTTGGTTCGTTTGGCTTGCAGCAGTCCTGGGGTACCAGATCCCACCTCCGCAGGCCCCAACTCCACCCCACTTCCTGCCCAGCCTCCCGGAGATGGGCTCCACTGGCCCCACTGCTGGGCAGCTCCTGCCAGTGTGCTTCCGACGTGAGCTGAGAGGAACTGCTCCCCGCACCTGTGCTGGCCACAAGTCCCCTGAGAGGAGGGTGcttgggtggggggaagaggctAATTTGGGGTCTGGCTCCTCATTGGGTGCCTGCTGTGTGCAGGCAGTCAGGGCAGAGGCTCTGAGCTGTCTTAGTCTTAGTCCTTACTGGCCTTGGGCAAAACCTGTGCCGTCTGAAACTCTGTGTGCTCCCTTCGTGGGGTTGGAAATGAGGATTTAAAGGCGAGGTGTTGCACATGGACAGCACTGAACATAGCACCCgtcacatagcaggtgctcagagtTGGTTACTGTTAATGTTCATGAGGAATAAATGAGGCAAGCCAGCGGGCTCTGTGACTAAGTGGTGACTTCCCTTTCCaagccttttgttgttgttaatcctcacctgacggtgtttttttcattgatttttagagggtgggagagagagagaaagacagaaatatcgaagtgagagaaacacatcgattggttgcctcctgcatgccccctacccggggaggaacctgcaaccaaggtacgtgcccttgaccagaactgaacccgggaccctttggtctgcaggccgacactctatccattgagcaactcagctagggctccattgatttctttagagagaatgaaaggaagggagggagggagacacatgcatgtgagagacacatcgattagttgcttCCCAAACTCACTCTGACTGGGGCAGGGGATCAAACCAACAACGCAGTTAacgtgactgggaatcgaacctgtgactctttGATGTGAGGgccgatgctttaaccactgagcacaccagccagggtaatTCTTGGCATTTTTAATCCGAGACTAGGATATCCCTCTGGTGTTGTGACATGAGGTGTTCCTGGTACCCAAGGAATTAATAGCAATGATGGGCTCTTTCTTGGCATTCTTTCATTCAGCCTCCCCACAGGCATCAAGCCCCCCTCCTTTTACagaggggagactgaggcccagagagggaatgCTGTCACTGTCACCTGTCTGGTGTTATAGTCTGGTGGTGGAGCGGGTTCTTTTGAGCATCATTTTAGGTCAAATGGGAGGAAAATGAGGtttgaggggagagggtggggaatgATATGAAATTGTTGAGATGCTTCTGAGCAGTTAGGGGaccatcacatacacacacacacacacacacacacacacacacgaaaaactTTTATTGCAGGGAGATTTCTGGTAGCAAAAACTGGGAAGCCAAACGATAAGCCCGTGCAGGGAGGATGGATGCATGCATTGTGGGGCAGTCAGCTGACAGAGTAGTACACAGCAGGAGAAAGGCAGGACCTCACGTGTCAACAGGGCTGCAgcagagaaaaaaacatgaaaatgagaAGATACAGTAGCATGATATGGTTGACTTGTTTTCAAAAGGCAAAACAGTGCTGTGTGCTGTTAGGGACATGTGGTCTGTAGTCAAGGTGCAGGGGAGTGAACAAGTTCCTGAGAAGGTATCTCTGGGGGAAACCAGGGGGTCGGACTGGGAAGGTTACACAGAGGGCTTTGTCTAAATTTTATGTCTTATTTCTTAAATTAGGTGGTGGGCCTATGAGTCTTTGTTACACTATCATGTACAGTTTTGCTTGCTTGaagtatttcataaatattttttaaaaggaactgtTATGCTCACAGAAGAGCACGGCCTTCAGGAGTCACCATTCCTAGGTTTGACTCTCAGCTCTGCCAACTGCCTGGTCGTCTGAGCCTGTTTCTTCTGTAGTCTGGGCACAATCCCCCCACCTTGTGAGGCTGGGAGAATTATCAGTGTGTTTAGCACAGTTCCAAGGGCAAGTTCCTCTTCTCTGGCCAGGAGGCTCTCCCCCCTTTTCTCCAGCAATCCAGGTGTTCTGTTGGGTCACTGGTGTATATAGCAGGTCATTAGCCCCTCTTGCTTTAGTTCCTTCTTGAGATCCCCCTCCTAAGGAAGAAGCCTGGAATCAGAGGCTGCAGCCCTAGAAATTCACCTCCTTCCTCATCCATGAGTGGCTGAGCCGGTTCCCAGGCCCTCGACTGCCCCCTAGGGGTGGAGAGGCGCAGCTGCGGAATTGCTGGCCCTCTTAGGCCTGTCTGGGCATCTGCGCCTTCCATCACCCAGCACCCGTTATCTGGCGCTGTGCATGGGAACCAAATCCTTGGCATTTCGTTCTCAGGACAACTCTGGGAAATGTCTTCAATCTCAGTGGACAAAAGAGGTGATTGGGGCCAGAATGAGGAGTGACGCTGGGCCTCATTTCCCTCACTTCCGAGGGACAGTGCACCTTAGTACATAGAGCCCGGGGCTGGAGCCATCACCTGGGTTGATAATGGCTTTGCCACTCCCTAACTATGGAATATCAGACAAATTACCCCACCTGTGACTTACTTCCCCCTTCAAACTGCAGGTGCCTTTTGGCATTTTCTTCACAGGGTTGCAGCGTTAATGAtacatatttactgagtgccttgCATGTGGTAGGTTCTGTTTATTCAGGTTTCCAGCACTAACTGAGCTGGGATGAGTGTAGGAATCTGATTTGGCATTCTTTGACTATCCTGGTCTTAAACTGGGTAACTCCGAGTTGATTGGCTGTCTGCCAGATGTGCTGCTCTGAGCCACAGCACCATCTACATGGACCTCTGGAACCTCAGGAACCAGCAGTGCTACAGACGAGGATTGGAAGGTTCAGAGCAGGAGTTGCACAGAATTAGGGGCAGAGTTGCCATCCAATCCCAAGTTGTTTGAAATTCAGGCTTGGCACTGGAAAGTAGGTATGACTCAGTCACTTGGACTGGGGCCTTGTGCAAGCCAGCTCAGCTTTAGTTCTCCCCAACCAGGCAAGGCTGGTCACTTGGGAACAGTAATGGGCCTTTTCCAGGCTTGCCCACCCCTAGGCATCCTTGGATTCTACCACCCACACTAGGGGCTCAATGACAGGCAGAGCTCCTGCCCCGTTGGCACCAAGAGCCCATCACCATGCAGGACCACTGAAGCTAGGCCAGGTGACAGTACTCTGCCTCTGTGCAGGGCACCAGCCGGCCTCCTTAGCACCTATTACAACTCCAGGGCAGGCCCACCCTGCCCACACAGGCCAGGAAAGCCAGTGCATAGCAGGCACACAGCTCAACCAGAGCTGCAAGAGCCACAGGGAGTCAGGGTTCTGTTTCTGTCCGCTTTCTTCCAAGGAAACATCCCAacccagccctcccctctcccccacctgtgTTCCAGCAGGAGACAGAATGCCACTTCAGCAACCCAGGCTCCAGCTGGGGCCACTGCTTGAACAGCATTTTCTTTCAGCTTCTCATTTTCTGAGAACTACAAAGGCAGGATATGAGGGAAGTCCAAGGGTTTCCAGGTCCTGGCCCGCCCAGCCCAGGCATCTAGCCCCTTAGGGCAGAACTGGGAAGGCTGGGCTTTAGCAGCCACAGccacccagggacacctggctcCTTCCTCATGCCCCCAAATGGAAGAGGAGCAGATAATCAAGAGACCAAGACCAAGATTATGAACGAGGCAATTTATTAACCCAGCATTTGTTCTAATGCTTCTTGTTGGCAGCTGCCACCTGTGGGGAAGGAAGATGGAAGAGTAAGTTAAGATCAGTCCTGGTGTCCATGTTCCGGCACTTGGCAATAGTTACCCACAGCCCAGAGGACACCAGGCATCCTGCTTTGTGGTCTCACATGTATTAATTTTCCTTgtctaatcctcacaaccccaggtatctccccattttacaaaagTGTCAACTGGGACTCAAGAGCGCTGGAGTGGGATTCCAATACTGCAAATGCCATCATACACACTGATGCCTGTGCCAGGCCCTCCTCTGGAAGTTTCCCCTCTCCTCTTAGGTCACCCAACTCTCAGAGGGCGACACCTTCCATT is a window from the Eptesicus fuscus isolate TK198812 chromosome 21, DD_ASM_mEF_20220401, whole genome shotgun sequence genome containing:
- the CD79A gene encoding B-cell antigen receptor complex-associated protein alpha chain, which codes for MPGGPGVLHIPPPGTIFLLLISAAGLGPGGQALCIDQGPPSVTAMVGEEARLPCLLNIKGLGSRPNISWWRILQGNATYQGTFTWPSQFHDWGQSNGELLFSSVNKSHRGVYRCHVLENGTEWRSCGTYLRVREPAPRPFLDMGEGTKNNIITAEGIILLFCAVVPGTLLLFRKRWQNLKFGMDPRDDYEDENLYEGLNLDDCSMYEDISRGLQGTYQDVGSLHIGDVQLEKP